One segment of Paenibacillus rhizovicinus DNA contains the following:
- a CDS encoding RluA family pseudouridine synthase, translating into MSETMYYPPLSVRASEEDAGKMVRTVLERRLGVSRKLLSRLKLTDLGITVNGARVYTNDRVAAGDLLELRMEQEESDDILPEPMALDIVYEDADLLVVNKPPGIIVHPTHGHYTGTLANGVVHYWKERGERVRFRPIHRLDEETSGLVAIAKTAYIHQQLSEQLQSGEVDKRYRAYVYGAPPTAAATIDEPIDRDKENPHLRVVTPDGYPSVTHYEVEAVYGGGAAAKVNLKLETGRTHQIRVHMKHVGCPLIGDKLYGFAAAAEGNPQIVAKPAAAELLESFVDRQALHAAILSFTHPITRERMTFEASLPVDLGQLEAEMKKL; encoded by the coding sequence ATGAGCGAGACGATGTATTATCCGCCGCTCTCGGTGCGCGCGTCGGAAGAAGATGCCGGCAAAATGGTGCGCACCGTCCTGGAGCGGCGGCTCGGCGTTTCCCGCAAGCTGCTGTCGCGATTGAAGCTGACGGATCTCGGCATTACGGTCAACGGCGCGCGCGTGTACACGAATGACAGGGTGGCGGCTGGGGATTTGCTGGAGCTGCGGATGGAGCAGGAAGAATCCGACGATATTCTGCCGGAGCCGATGGCGCTGGATATCGTGTACGAGGATGCGGATTTGCTCGTCGTGAACAAGCCGCCGGGCATCATCGTCCATCCGACGCACGGTCATTATACGGGGACGCTGGCGAACGGGGTCGTCCATTATTGGAAGGAGCGCGGGGAGCGGGTGCGGTTCAGGCCGATCCACCGGCTGGACGAAGAAACGTCGGGACTCGTAGCGATCGCGAAGACGGCATATATTCATCAGCAGCTCTCGGAGCAGCTGCAAAGCGGCGAAGTGGATAAACGTTACCGGGCGTACGTGTACGGGGCACCTCCAACGGCCGCAGCGACGATCGACGAGCCGATCGACCGCGACAAGGAGAATCCGCATCTGCGCGTCGTAACGCCGGACGGTTATCCGTCCGTGACGCATTACGAAGTGGAAGCCGTCTATGGCGGCGGGGCGGCTGCGAAAGTGAATTTGAAGCTGGAAACGGGACGGACGCATCAAATCCGCGTCCATATGAAGCATGTCGGCTGCCCGCTCATCGGGGACAAGCTGTATGGATTTGCAGCCGCAGCCGAAGGGAATCCGCAAATTGTGGCCAAGCCCGCTGCCGCGGAATTGTTGGAGTCTTTCGTTGACCGGCAGGCGCTGCATGCGGCGATATTGTCGTTCACGCATCCGATCACGCGGGAGCGCATGACCTTCGAAGCATCGCTGCCGGTTGATTTGGGGCAGCTGGAAGCGGAGATGAAGAAGCTATAG
- a CDS encoding aminotransferase class I/II-fold pyridoxal phosphate-dependent enzyme, whose product MIIDEKQQSRPIKRESMAEYLAPQVRAIKPSGIRRFFDLAAGRKDIITLGVGEPDFVTPWHVREACVYALEMGKTQYTSNAGTPELREEIAYYLHSQFNVTYDPGKEVLVTVGGSEAIDLALRALIAPGDEILVPEPCYISYSPITALSGGIPVGVETFAKDEFKLTAESLRAAITPRSKLLILCYPSNPTGGIMTYEDWLPIAKVVEENDLIVISDEIYAELTYGTKHVSFAAMPGMKDRTILVSGFSKSFAMTGWRLGYACGHPELIAAMLKIHQYTVMCASNMAQVAALEALRNGMEEKDRMVESYNQRRRLVVKGFRDIGLECHEPQGAFYAFPSIAGLGLTSEEFATGLLNDQKVAAVPGDVFGLGGEGHLRCSYATSVSQLTEAIERMGQYVRKLKGQ is encoded by the coding sequence ATGATTATCGATGAGAAACAACAGAGCAGGCCGATCAAGCGCGAATCGATGGCAGAGTATCTGGCGCCTCAGGTCAGAGCGATTAAACCGTCCGGTATCCGGCGGTTCTTTGATTTAGCGGCGGGCCGGAAGGACATCATCACGCTCGGCGTCGGCGAGCCCGATTTCGTTACCCCTTGGCATGTCCGCGAGGCTTGCGTGTATGCGCTCGAGATGGGCAAAACGCAATATACGTCCAATGCGGGCACGCCGGAGCTGCGCGAGGAAATCGCGTATTACCTGCACAGCCAGTTCAATGTCACCTATGACCCGGGCAAGGAAGTGCTGGTTACGGTAGGCGGCAGCGAAGCGATCGATTTGGCGCTTCGCGCGCTGATCGCTCCCGGAGACGAGATTCTCGTACCGGAGCCTTGCTATATCTCGTATTCCCCGATTACGGCGCTCAGCGGCGGCATTCCGGTCGGCGTCGAGACGTTCGCGAAGGATGAGTTCAAGCTGACCGCGGAATCGCTGCGCGCGGCCATAACGCCGCGTTCCAAGCTGCTTATTCTGTGCTATCCGAGCAATCCGACCGGCGGCATCATGACGTACGAGGATTGGCTGCCGATCGCCAAAGTGGTAGAAGAGAACGATCTGATCGTCATCTCCGATGAAATCTACGCCGAGCTGACGTATGGAACGAAGCATGTCAGCTTCGCGGCGATGCCCGGCATGAAAGACCGCACCATCTTGGTGAGCGGCTTCTCGAAGTCATTCGCCATGACGGGCTGGCGGCTTGGCTACGCTTGCGGACATCCGGAACTGATCGCAGCTATGCTGAAGATTCATCAATATACGGTTATGTGCGCCTCCAACATGGCACAAGTCGCGGCGCTTGAAGCGCTGCGCAACGGCATGGAAGAGAAGGACCGTATGGTGGAGTCGTATAACCAGCGCCGCAGGCTTGTCGTGAAGGGATTCCGCGACATCGGCCTGGAATGCCATGAGCCGCAGGGCGCGTTCTACGCGTTCCCTTCGATCGCTGGACTTGGCCTCACCTCGGAGGAGTTCGCGACAGGGCTGCTCAACGATCAGAAGGTAGCGGCGGTGCCGGGCGACGTATTCGGTCTCGGCGGCGAAGGCCATCTCCGCTGCTCTTATGCGACTTCCGTCAGCCAGCTGACCGAAGCGATCGAGCGAATGGGGCAGTACGTCAGGAAATTAAAGGGACAATAA
- a CDS encoding alpha/beta fold hydrolase has product MSFAHSHSIFNYRFQPSQHPVAETIMLLHGNGFNSSFWGEMAVRLNERFHLLFMDLLPGHAGEMSWELLCDELHAVLEKLAIEELHIVGHSFGGSLAVAYANRHPDRVKKLVLLSLAVFYPMVEGEQIVHNFLRHIEQEGVPAVARREFIPFLTLLPEGHVTLEALYQAYDQLEPQHYIRLFKLQMLARPIHERHQISTPTLLLAGERDKLYLPQLQSITAGYFTRGSFLIVPQAANALFIDQPQLTAQWIRDFLLQASDEEPPLASRTMSSHIPSLIYSVMHAAAPITTPPKPVERREPSLSLSLFHAFHVRLNGIEIVDGWDKRYAKNILAYLAMHPVCTREELCDALFPGLNRSAALNNLRVYVGHLKKLLELPEGESILMTDRKYIRLKAVIDCDLQCYDEEIKRILFIKGEEAKCAAARDFLQRLGDASIMTGIYDQWFLDYRSYFEELIVSLSQWAASWEARMNRPDSALFFEKIAGRLLDDPM; this is encoded by the coding sequence TTGTCATTCGCTCACTCACATTCGATTTTCAATTATCGGTTCCAGCCCTCTCAACACCCGGTGGCCGAGACGATCATGCTCCTTCACGGGAACGGCTTCAACAGTTCATTCTGGGGTGAAATGGCGGTTCGCTTGAATGAACGCTTTCATCTGCTCTTCATGGATCTGCTGCCCGGCCATGCGGGGGAGATGTCCTGGGAGCTGCTTTGTGACGAACTGCATGCCGTGCTCGAGAAATTGGCGATCGAGGAGCTCCATATCGTTGGACACAGCTTCGGAGGATCGCTTGCGGTCGCTTACGCGAATCGGCATCCGGACCGGGTCAAGAAACTCGTCTTGCTATCGCTCGCCGTCTTCTATCCCATGGTAGAAGGAGAACAGATCGTGCACAACTTTTTGCGCCATATCGAGCAAGAAGGCGTCCCTGCCGTCGCCCGCCGCGAATTCATACCGTTCCTGACCTTGCTTCCCGAGGGTCACGTAACGCTTGAAGCTCTCTATCAGGCGTACGATCAATTGGAACCGCAGCACTATATCCGGTTATTCAAATTGCAGATGCTCGCGCGGCCGATCCACGAGCGGCATCAAATTTCCACTCCGACGCTGCTGCTTGCCGGTGAACGGGATAAGCTGTATTTGCCTCAGCTGCAGTCGATCACGGCAGGTTATTTCACTCGCGGATCGTTTCTGATCGTGCCGCAGGCGGCGAACGCCCTGTTCATTGACCAGCCGCAATTGACGGCCCAATGGATCCGGGATTTCCTGTTGCAAGCCTCGGATGAAGAACCGCCGCTCGCTTCCAGGACCATGTCCAGCCATATTCCTTCGCTCATTTATTCTGTCATGCATGCGGCGGCTCCGATCACGACGCCTCCGAAGCCTGTCGAACGCCGTGAGCCTTCCTTGTCCCTCTCGTTGTTTCACGCGTTCCATGTTCGCTTGAACGGGATTGAGATCGTGGACGGATGGGACAAGCGTTATGCCAAAAACATCCTAGCCTACTTGGCGATGCATCCAGTGTGCACGCGGGAGGAACTGTGCGACGCCTTGTTTCCGGGACTGAACCGTTCTGCCGCGCTCAATAACTTGCGCGTCTATGTGGGGCATTTGAAGAAGCTGCTGGAGCTGCCGGAGGGTGAATCGATTCTGATGACCGACCGCAAGTATATCCGGCTGAAGGCCGTGATCGATTGCGACCTGCAATGCTATGACGAGGAGATCAAGCGCATTCTGTTTATCAAGGGCGAAGAGGCCAAATGCGCGGCTGCCAGAGACTTCCTGCAGCGGCTCGGCGATGCATCCATAATGACCGGCATCTACGATCAATGGTTCCTTGACTATCGTTCCTACTTCGAAGAGCTGATCGTCAGTCTGTCCCAATGGGCCGCATCCTGGGAAGCACGGATGAACCGGCCGGATTCGGCGCTGTTCTTCGAGAAAATCGCAGGCCGGCTGCTTGACGATCCGATGTAG
- a CDS encoding aldo/keto reductase, translated as MTRPTGINPPFNEEVRRFRLRDGDREWAYGIGAAWLGRDGLQPDKLRKDKAVLERAYELGVRYFDTSAAYGESEFVVGSFIGAHSGLRSSIFVATKAPIPKTLTPAEAKAAVARSVDESLRRFRTDYIDLLQIHDVYTLSQVLGAGGALEALQEARSAGKIRYIGLGTRPLDLLEEVIANGHVDSVLTYSDYTPIDQSASPLIRLAESLDAGIVNGSPLSAGMLTGADPRTLQVPAWHEETVIRRGLAAEVYDLCAAHGVSVLAAALQFPLRCAGIAMNLTGPRDEDEVVSTLEALRVSIPDTFWQALAAWNQERAARLSHRKT; from the coding sequence ATGACCCGTCCTACCGGAATCAATCCTCCGTTTAACGAGGAAGTACGCCGTTTCCGTCTGCGGGACGGTGATCGTGAATGGGCTTACGGCATCGGTGCCGCCTGGCTCGGGCGCGATGGCCTTCAGCCCGACAAGCTGCGCAAGGACAAGGCCGTGCTGGAGCGGGCTTACGAGCTCGGCGTGCGCTATTTCGATACGTCTGCGGCTTACGGTGAAAGCGAATTCGTCGTCGGCAGCTTTATCGGCGCCCATTCCGGGCTTCGTTCATCGATCTTCGTGGCAACGAAGGCTCCTATTCCGAAGACGCTCACGCCAGCGGAGGCCAAAGCCGCCGTCGCACGCAGCGTCGACGAGAGCCTGCGAAGATTTCGGACGGATTATATCGATCTGCTGCAAATCCACGATGTGTATACGCTCAGTCAAGTCCTCGGGGCAGGAGGGGCGCTCGAAGCGCTGCAGGAAGCAAGAAGCGCCGGCAAAATCCGCTATATCGGCCTCGGGACGCGTCCGCTGGACTTGCTGGAGGAGGTCATTGCGAACGGGCATGTCGATTCCGTATTGACCTACTCGGACTATACGCCGATCGATCAAAGCGCCTCGCCTTTGATCCGGCTTGCCGAAAGCCTTGATGCCGGCATCGTCAATGGCAGCCCGCTATCGGCCGGCATGCTGACAGGCGCCGATCCGCGGACGCTGCAAGTACCGGCATGGCATGAAGAGACAGTCATTCGGCGCGGACTCGCGGCGGAAGTATACGATCTATGCGCTGCGCACGGCGTTTCGGTGCTGGCTGCAGCGCTTCAGTTCCCGCTGCGCTGCGCGGGCATCGCCATGAATTTGACCGGTCCGAGGGACGAAGATGAAGTCGTCTCGACGCTAGAGGCGCTGCGCGTTTCTATCCCGGACACGTTCTGGCAGGCGCTCGCGGCCTGGAATCAAGAGAGGGCTGCGAGGCTTAGCCATCGCAAAACTTAA
- a CDS encoding Spx/MgsR family RNA polymerase-binding regulatory protein has translation MKKLTIYEYPKCGTCRMAIKSLKSKGYELEAHNVFEAAPPADVLADLVKKSGLDVKKFFNTSGEAYKEMGLKDKLPGMTDSEKIALLASNGRLIKRPVVTDGATVTVGFKEEDFDRIWG, from the coding sequence ATGAAGAAACTAACGATCTATGAATATCCAAAGTGCGGTACCTGCCGCATGGCGATCAAATCGCTGAAGAGCAAAGGATACGAGCTGGAAGCGCATAATGTGTTCGAAGCGGCACCGCCTGCGGACGTGCTGGCGGATCTTGTGAAGAAGAGCGGCTTGGACGTGAAGAAGTTCTTCAATACGTCCGGCGAGGCGTACAAGGAAATGGGACTGAAGGACAAGCTTCCCGGCATGACGGACAGCGAGAAGATTGCGCTGCTCGCTTCCAACGGACGGCTCATTAAGCGTCCCGTCGTAACGGACGGCGCTACGGTAACGGTAGGATTCAAGGAAGAAGATTTCGACCGCATCTGGGGCTGA
- a CDS encoding phosphotransferase, which produces METVVNEEMILNDLAQTFHRCFGLNIIDAAPIRRGWLNLKWKVTTPAGAYVLKQYNKQRYRIYNSEELLFAFDQQVRLHDQGLACPKLLSHDDRILLRSDQGELFMAMEFCQGSIIPAGKANALQMYDLGLATGKMHRMLNDGSIGMKKSPYFIPPTREERIAHWKSESEAAQAAGKAHLLAELDTQLSATEHFDMDRLDYLQSGWAHRDLWVDNLLFDPLGLTAILDFDRLRYDYPQLDAARAVISCALDDQLDVSLASAFMEGYKEERSTAEGYLTNALQLLWYMESTWWINANMDQHSVPPARFAKEMKWLAHNRKLIRDLLGNM; this is translated from the coding sequence ATGGAGACAGTCGTGAACGAAGAGATGATTTTGAACGACCTGGCACAAACCTTTCATCGATGCTTCGGCTTGAACATCATCGACGCTGCTCCCATTCGACGAGGCTGGCTAAACTTAAAATGGAAAGTCACGACTCCGGCAGGCGCATATGTACTGAAACAATACAACAAACAAAGATATCGCATCTATAATTCCGAGGAGCTGCTGTTTGCTTTCGATCAACAGGTAAGATTGCATGATCAAGGATTAGCATGCCCTAAATTGTTATCGCACGATGATCGTATCTTGCTTCGATCCGATCAGGGGGAACTGTTCATGGCGATGGAATTTTGCCAGGGCAGCATCATTCCGGCCGGTAAAGCCAATGCCCTTCAAATGTACGATTTAGGCTTGGCGACCGGGAAAATGCATCGCATGTTGAATGACGGATCAATCGGCATGAAGAAGAGCCCTTACTTTATCCCTCCGACCCGCGAGGAACGAATCGCTCATTGGAAGTCCGAATCGGAAGCAGCCCAGGCTGCCGGGAAGGCACATTTGCTTGCCGAGCTGGATACGCAGCTAAGCGCGACGGAACATTTCGATATGGACAGGCTCGACTACCTGCAATCCGGATGGGCGCATCGTGATTTATGGGTGGACAATCTATTATTCGATCCTCTCGGATTAACGGCCATTCTGGATTTTGACCGGTTAAGATATGATTATCCGCAGCTTGATGCCGCGCGCGCCGTCATATCCTGTGCCTTAGATGATCAATTGGACGTCTCCTTGGCTTCAGCGTTCATGGAAGGGTACAAAGAGGAACGCAGTACGGCCGAGGGATACTTAACGAATGCCTTGCAGCTGCTGTGGTATATGGAAAGTACATGGTGGATCAATGCGAACATGGATCAACATAGCGTACCTCCTGCCCGCTTTGCGAAGGAAATGAAATGGCTCGCTCATAATCGGAAGCTCATACGCGATCTGTTAGGTAACATGTAA
- a CDS encoding Lrp/AsnC family transcriptional regulator, whose amino-acid sequence MDGRKMQILELLKEDARRSAELIATMIDVPVDEVKQAIAEMEQDHIIVKYATVVNWSKVEDEKVTALIEVQITPERGRGFEGIAERIYLYPEVKSVYLMSGAYDLLVEVQGKTLKDVASFVSNKLSPIDAVLSTKTFFILKKYKQDGIIFEEHEDDHRLLISP is encoded by the coding sequence ATGGATGGACGGAAAATGCAAATACTCGAACTGCTGAAGGAAGATGCAAGGCGCTCTGCGGAACTGATCGCGACGATGATCGATGTGCCGGTGGACGAAGTGAAGCAGGCGATTGCGGAAATGGAGCAGGATCATATCATCGTCAAATATGCGACCGTTGTCAATTGGAGCAAGGTTGAAGACGAGAAGGTTACCGCACTTATCGAAGTTCAAATTACGCCGGAACGCGGCCGCGGGTTCGAAGGCATCGCGGAACGGATCTACTTATATCCGGAAGTGAAATCGGTATACTTAATGTCCGGCGCGTACGATCTGCTTGTCGAGGTTCAGGGCAAGACGCTGAAGGACGTGGCATCCTTCGTATCCAATAAGCTGTCTCCGATCGATGCCGTGCTTTCCACCAAAACCTTTTTCATCTTAAAAAAATACAAGCAAGACGGCATTATATTCGAAGAGCATGAGGATGACCATCGTCTTCTCATCTCGCCGTAA
- a CDS encoding aspartyl-phosphate phosphatase Spo0E family protein, whose product MTCAKTGLKLVSSSSIRRLEDEIHALRMKMEQSYVEEATFSSEKVIGLSRLLDTKINEYMRFKTNRGTAQLS is encoded by the coding sequence ATGACTTGTGCAAAAACGGGTCTTAAGCTTGTATCCTCATCTTCCATACGTCGATTAGAAGACGAAATTCATGCCTTGCGCATGAAAATGGAGCAATCCTACGTAGAAGAAGCGACATTCAGTTCGGAGAAAGTCATTGGCCTCAGCCGATTGCTGGATACGAAAATCAACGAATACATGCGGTTTAAGACAAACAGAGGCACAGCGCAGCTGAGCTGA
- a CDS encoding aminotransferase class I/II-fold pyridoxal phosphate-dependent enzyme: protein MTTKTWRADRLSRLGSSIFAEVADWKRTAAGRGLDVIDLSIGSPDLPPAAAIRQVLGEAALRDDAYGYPGSKGTAAFLAKAAEWLAFRFGIRVDPGQELVSLMGSQDGLGHLALALCNPDDIALLPDPGYPVYAAGMALAGIEPYLMPLRAENNYLPDFSAIPDEVWARTKFMLLNYPSNPVSAVADLAFFRHAVETAQAHGVLIVHDLAYSEMAFDGYRPPSILEVEGAIETAVEFHSLSKSFNMAGCRIGFLAGNREAVAAMRELKANIDYGVFLPVQEAGIAALDLDLSGAGDKVGARYERRRDVLIEALSEQGWMIERPKATMFLWAKLPPMQWLLSEPWDSRRISREMLERAGVAVIPGDAFGAEGEGYVRIALVENEDRLREAALRIGAFIRGEC from the coding sequence ATGACTACGAAAACATGGCGGGCGGACCGGTTATCGCGGCTCGGCTCGTCGATCTTTGCCGAGGTTGCCGATTGGAAGCGAACGGCGGCTGGCCGCGGCCTTGACGTCATCGATTTAAGCATCGGCAGCCCCGATCTGCCGCCTGCCGCGGCGATTAGACAAGTGTTGGGCGAAGCGGCGCTGCGCGACGATGCGTACGGCTATCCCGGTTCGAAAGGCACGGCTGCCTTCCTTGCGAAAGCAGCGGAATGGCTGGCATTCCGGTTCGGCATCCGCGTCGATCCCGGGCAGGAGCTCGTCTCGCTGATGGGCTCGCAGGACGGTCTCGGTCATTTGGCTTTAGCCCTATGCAATCCCGACGATATTGCGCTGCTGCCCGATCCCGGCTATCCGGTTTACGCGGCGGGAATGGCGCTGGCCGGCATCGAGCCCTACCTGATGCCGCTTCGGGCCGAGAATAACTATTTGCCCGACTTCTCCGCCATTCCGGACGAGGTTTGGGCACGAACGAAATTCATGCTGCTCAATTATCCGAGCAATCCGGTTTCCGCGGTAGCGGATCTGGCTTTCTTCCGTCATGCGGTCGAAACCGCCCAAGCGCACGGCGTCCTCATTGTCCATGATTTAGCTTATTCGGAAATGGCATTCGACGGTTACCGGCCGCCGAGCATATTGGAAGTCGAAGGTGCGATCGAGACGGCCGTGGAATTCCATTCGTTGTCGAAGAGCTTCAATATGGCTGGCTGCCGCATCGGCTTCCTTGCCGGAAACCGCGAAGCGGTCGCGGCGATGCGCGAGCTGAAGGCCAATATCGATTACGGCGTATTTCTTCCCGTGCAGGAAGCGGGCATCGCTGCATTGGATCTGGATCTATCGGGTGCCGGAGATAAGGTTGGAGCCAGGTATGAGCGCCGCCGGGATGTGCTGATAGAAGCATTGTCGGAGCAGGGTTGGATGATCGAGCGCCCGAAAGCAACGATGTTTCTATGGGCGAAGCTGCCGCCTATGCAATGGCTGTTGTCAGAGCCTTGGGACTCGCGTCGAATTTCCCGGGAAATGCTCGAACGGGCAGGCGTTGCCGTCATCCCAGGCGATGCGTTCGGTGCGGAAGGCGAAGGGTACGTCAGAATCGCGCTCGTGGAGAATGAAGACCGTCTGCGGGAAGCGGCGCTGCGCATAGGCGCATTCATCCGTGGTGAGTGCTGA
- a CDS encoding DUF2642 domain-containing protein yields the protein MKYRHPLLDRYVELDISGKTMPIQGKLIDMGQDILVIHNGTQFLYIPLIHVQQLRMAKVDTQEIQVPELPFEPQNDPISYRKVLMNAKGMFSEIYITGNQSIHGYLTSVMNDFFVFYSPVYHSVIVSLQHLKFLIPYNPNVTPYTLTPEQFPLKPSPITLARTFDQQLRKLIGEFVILDLGENPNKIGVLKSIDQNIIELSTAGGNSVYLHFDHVKTVHLP from the coding sequence ATGAAATATCGTCACCCTTTGTTAGACCGTTACGTCGAGCTTGATATTTCAGGGAAGACGATGCCGATTCAAGGCAAGCTCATCGATATGGGCCAAGACATACTCGTTATTCATAACGGTACGCAATTCCTGTACATTCCGCTCATTCATGTTCAGCAGCTGCGCATGGCCAAAGTCGACACGCAGGAAATCCAAGTACCGGAGCTGCCTTTCGAACCCCAGAACGATCCCATTTCCTACCGAAAAGTGCTCATGAACGCCAAAGGCATGTTCTCCGAAATTTATATTACCGGCAATCAATCGATACACGGCTATCTAACGAGCGTCATGAATGATTTTTTCGTTTTCTATTCGCCCGTGTACCATTCGGTGATCGTGTCGCTGCAGCATCTGAAATTTCTCATTCCCTACAATCCGAACGTGACGCCCTACACGCTGACGCCCGAGCAGTTTCCGTTGAAACCTTCTCCGATTACATTGGCCCGTACCTTCGACCAACAGCTTCGCAAGCTGATCGGCGAGTTCGTGATTCTGGACTTAGGCGAGAATCCGAACAAGATCGGCGTACTCAAAAGCATCGACCAAAACATTATCGAGCTGTCTACCGCCGGCGGAAACTCCGTTTATCTGCACTTCGACCACGTGAAGACGGTTCACCTGCCGTAA
- a CDS encoding cob(I)yrinic acid a,c-diamide adenosyltransferase, which translates to MKIYTRTGDEGQTSVKGGRVRKDDSRVEAYGTIDELNSFAAHAAAVAAATGQLDELVEELMEIQQELFDCGSDLAFRDPAGREFKLTEEAAVRLEGWIDAHTEAAPEITRFILPGGSEVSALLHVCRTVCRRAERRAVTLSAEVEVHAPVMMYLNRLSDYFFAAARAANAKLGVEDTAYIRSADVFRKRES; encoded by the coding sequence ATGAAAATATACACGCGTACAGGAGACGAGGGTCAAACCTCCGTTAAAGGCGGACGCGTCCGCAAGGACGACAGCCGCGTGGAAGCATACGGCACGATCGACGAGCTTAATAGCTTCGCCGCCCATGCGGCAGCAGTTGCGGCAGCGACCGGGCAGCTCGATGAGCTGGTCGAGGAGCTGATGGAGATTCAGCAGGAGCTGTTCGACTGCGGGTCGGACTTGGCATTCCGTGATCCGGCCGGACGTGAATTCAAGCTGACGGAGGAAGCGGCCGTCCGGCTGGAGGGCTGGATCGACGCGCATACGGAAGCTGCGCCGGAGATTACCCGTTTCATCTTGCCGGGAGGAAGCGAAGTATCGGCGCTGCTGCATGTTTGCCGTACCGTATGCCGCCGGGCGGAACGGCGCGCGGTGACCTTGAGCGCGGAAGTCGAGGTTCATGCGCCGGTGATGATGTATTTGAACCGGCTGTCGGATTATTTCTTCGCGGCTGCCCGCGCGGCGAATGCGAAGCTTGGCGTGGAGGATACGGCTTATATTCGGAGTGCGGACGTGTTCCGCAAGCGCGAATCATGA
- a CDS encoding spore coat protein — protein MQQQQGQAHSHPMLSDEDLAYTVLADLKRVVSEYATAATEASCQQVRQLFTNLLNSTLQMQGQLYKVMEQNNMYSTASPALRQDIDKSLQQNQQTEHKTEQFLQQIGFGQSAFRSSQYQYQQQQQMQAQQMQQHMQQQHLQQQGGSQHMQGGNPMYM, from the coding sequence ATGCAACAACAACAAGGACAAGCCCATTCCCATCCCATGCTGTCCGACGAGGATTTGGCGTATACCGTTCTGGCTGATCTGAAGCGGGTAGTGAGCGAGTATGCGACTGCCGCGACGGAAGCAAGCTGCCAGCAAGTGCGCCAGCTGTTCACGAACCTGCTTAACAGCACGCTGCAAATGCAGGGCCAGCTCTACAAAGTCATGGAACAAAACAATATGTACAGCACGGCATCCCCGGCGCTTCGCCAGGATATCGACAAATCGCTGCAGCAGAATCAGCAGACGGAGCATAAGACAGAGCAGTTTCTGCAGCAGATCGGCTTCGGTCAGTCCGCGTTCCGCAGCTCGCAGTATCAATATCAGCAGCAACAGCAAATGCAAGCGCAGCAGATGCAGCAGCATATGCAACAGCAGCACTTGCAGCAGCAAGGCGGCTCGCAGCACATGCAGGGCGGCAATCCGATGTATATGTAG
- a CDS encoding 5'-3' exonuclease, producing MNENKILIVDGMALLFRAFFAQSYDARRMADGTPTNAIYGFMQYLFDAVNRFEPTHVLCCWDMGSKTFRTDMYANYKANRPEAPNDLIPQFSLVKDIVAALGIPNVGLEGYEADDCIGTLSQKLSGLGHVYVLTGDQDMLQLVSEQIHVVIMKKGRGNYAVYDIAFLREDKGVHPFQIIEMKGLTGDTSDNYPGVKGIGEKTALKLLQEYESIDGILSNLDALSKSIKAKIESDLDMLHLSRTLARINIEVPIHCELDACQWAVPMDTAQQVFDQYRLSSLLKLIG from the coding sequence ATGAACGAGAACAAAATACTGATCGTCGACGGCATGGCCCTGCTCTTCCGAGCTTTTTTCGCGCAGTCGTACGATGCTCGCAGAATGGCGGACGGCACGCCGACGAACGCCATTTATGGCTTCATGCAATACTTATTCGATGCCGTGAACCGATTCGAGCCGACGCATGTATTGTGCTGCTGGGATATGGGAAGCAAGACGTTCCGCACGGACATGTACGCGAATTACAAGGCAAACCGGCCCGAAGCGCCGAATGATCTTATCCCGCAATTCTCGCTGGTGAAAGACATCGTTGCCGCACTCGGCATTCCGAACGTCGGACTGGAAGGCTACGAGGCGGACGATTGCATCGGAACGCTGTCGCAGAAGTTGAGCGGACTTGGCCATGTCTACGTGCTGACGGGCGACCAGGATATGCTGCAGCTGGTGTCCGAACAGATTCATGTCGTGATCATGAAGAAGGGACGCGGGAATTACGCGGTGTACGACATCGCGTTCCTTCGGGAAGACAAAGGCGTGCATCCGTTCCAGATCATCGAGATGAAAGGACTGACCGGCGATACGAGCGACAACTATCCCGGCGTCAAAGGCATCGGCGAGAAGACGGCGCTGAAGCTGCTGCAGGAATACGAATCGATCGACGGTATTCTGAGCAACCTGGACGCGCTGTCCAAGAGCATCAAAGCAAAAATCGAATCCGATCTCGACATGCTGCACTTATCCCGTACGCTGGCCCGCATCAATATCGAAGTGCCGATCCACTGCGAACTGGACGCCTGTCAATGGGCCGTTCCGATGGATACGGCGCAGCAGGTGTTCGATCAGTACCGGTTGTCGTCGCTGTTGAAGCTGATTGGCTAG